A single Mytilus trossulus isolate FHL-02 chromosome 12, PNRI_Mtr1.1.1.hap1, whole genome shotgun sequence DNA region contains:
- the LOC134692594 gene encoding uncharacterized protein LOC134692594 — MSSPGSSPVHIDHNAIHHASVPAGLSSLQYQPTTETTSETLPQPITCTLAQSDIIQIALQLKEMIHCEIDYTIKATIDQYKFEIERLNKENQSLRDDMDALEQYSRRDLIRINGIPDGGIDESSHQTNELVKELIQTIDENLTPEDIIRSHRIGKPRTREGNEDGRVSNKFQPPRQIIVKIKDHNVKKRILRCRKFLKGKTQYKYVRINEDLTKPRNAIAYKARQLSIERHLRDTWTVDGKIYVKDNQMQVHVVNTMPAFLRFVSIYCCPGSMDFLDRLDYNNKLNRREYTPPQLITYAEAQAKELAERASSNTSAENTSVKMS; from the coding sequence ATGTCTTCTCCAGGTTCCTCACCCGTTCATATTGACCATAACGCTATTCATCATGCTTCTGTCCCTGCAGGCCTAAGCTCTCTGCAATACCAGCCAACGACTGAAACTACATCTGAAACTTTACCGCAGCCAATTACATGCACTTTAGCCCAGTCAGATATCATTCAAATAGCCTtgcaattaaaagaaatgatacATTGTGAGATCGACTACACTATCAAAGCCACAATAGACCAGTACAAATTTGAAATCGAGAGGCTTAACAAAGAAAACCAATCGCTGCGTGATGACATGGATGCGTTAGAACAATATAGTCGACGGGACCTAATCCGTATCAACGGCATTCCAGACGGTGGAATAGATGAATCTTCCCATCAAACAAACGAGTTAGTGAAAGAACTTATCCAAACCATCGATGAAAATCTAACACCCGAAGACATCATTCGATCTCATAGAATTGGTAAACCACGCACAAGGGAAGGCAATGAAGACGGTCGAGTTAGCAACAAGTTTCAGCCTCCTAGACAAATAATTGTCAAGATTAAGGATCATAATGTTAAAAAGAGGATCCTTAGATGCAGAAAATTTCTAAAAGGTAAAACACAATACAAGTATGTCAGAATTAATGAGGACCTGACTAAGCCGAGGAACGCCATTGCATACAAAGCCAGACAGCTCAGTATTGAGCGTCATCTAAGAGACACGTGGACAGTTGATGGGAAAATTTATGTAAAGGACAATCAAATGCAAGTCCATGTTGTCAACACAATGCCAGCGTTCCTACGTTTTGTATCGATATACTGCTGTCCTGGTTCCATGGACTTCCTTGATAGGCTAGACTACAACAACAAACTAAACAGACGCGAGTACACACCACCACAACTCATAACATATGCGGAAGCACAAGCGAAGGAATTAGCAGAGAGAGCATCTTCAAATACATCAGCTGAAAACACGAGTGTCAAAATGTCATGA